DNA sequence from the Pseudoxanthomonas indica genome:
CGACCTGCCGCCCTACGAGCGTCCGCTCAACATGATGTTCCAGTCCTATGCGCTGTTCCCGCACATGACGGTGGAGCAGAACATCGCCTTCGGCCTGAAGCAGGACGGCCTGTCCAAGGAGGCCGTGAAGAAACGCGTGCAGGAGATGCTGGCGCTGGTGCAGCTGGGCAAGCTGGCCAAGCGCAAACCGCATCAGCTCTCCGGTGGCCAGCAACAGCGCGTGGCGCTGGCGCGTTCATTGGCCAAGGGGCCCAAGTTGTTGTTGCTGGATGAGCCGATGGGCGCGCTGGACAAGAAGCTGCGCTCGCAGATGCAGCTGGAGCTGGTCAACATCATCGAGAAATCCGGGGTGACCTGCGTGATGGTCACCCATGATCAGGAAGAGGCCATGACCATGGCCACCCGCATCGCGCTGATGGACCAGGGCTGGATCCGCCAGGTCGGCACGCCCGACGAAATCTACGAACAACCGACCAGCCGCTTCGCCGCCGAGTTCATCGGCTCGGTCAACCTGATGGACGGCGTGGTGGAAGAGGATGAAGCCGACTACGTCACCATCCGCAGCAAGCAGCTGCCCGACGCCATCTACATCGGCCACGGCATTTCCGGCTTCGAAGGCCAGGAAGTGTCCTTCGCCGTGCGCCCGGAAAAGCTCGGCATCGGCAAGCAGGAGCCGGAGCAGCAGCACAACAAAGCCAAGGGCGTGATCGAGGACATCGCCTACTTCGGCAGCCATTCGGTCTATCACGTGCGCCTGCCCAGTGGCTACAAGTTCATGGCCAACTTCGCCAACGTGCAGCGCTGGGCCAGCGAGGCGCTGACCTGGAATGACGAAGTGTGGGTGTGGTGGGGCGACAACGACGGCGTGGTGCTCACCTCATGAAACTGCGCGAACTGCTCAAGAAGACGATGCCCGGATCACGCTGGGCCGTGATCTCGGTCCCTTACCTGTGGCAGCTGCTGTTCTTCGCGATTCCGTTCCTGATTGTGCTGAAGATTTCCTTCAGCAAGCTCGCCATCGCGATGCCGCCATACACGCCCATCCTGGAGTACGTGGACGAGGCGCTGACGCTCAAGCTCAACCTGGGCAACTACGCGGCGCTGGTCACCGACTCGCAATACGTGCAGGCCTACCTGAGCTCGATCAAGATCGCCGCCATTTCCACCCTGCTGGCGCTGCTGATTGGCTACCCCATCGCCTACGTGATTGCGCGGATGCCGCCTTCCAGCCGCAACATCGCGATGATGCTGGTGGTGCTGCCATCGTGGACTTCGTTCCTGATCCGCATCTACGCGTGGATCGGCATCCTCAAGAACAACGGCCTGCTCAACAACTTCCTGATGAAGCTGGGCATCATCGATGCGCCGCTGCAGATTCTCTACACGCCGATGGCGGCCTACATCGGCATTGTCTATGCCTACCTGCCATTCATGGTGCTGCCGCTGTACACCAACCTGGTCAAGCACGATCAGCGCCTGCTGGAAGCGGCTTACGACCTGGGCGCCAAACCGTGGAAGGCGTTCTTCACCATCACCTTGCCGCTTTCGCGCGCGGGCATCATCGCCGGCTGCATGCTGGTGATGATTCCGGCGGTGGGCGAGTTCGTCATCCCGGAACTGCTGGGCGGACCGGACACCCTGATGATTGGACGGGTGTTGTGGAACGAGTTCTTCAACAACCGCGACTGGCCGGCGGCGTCGGCGGTGGCCATCGTGATGCTGATCCTGCTGATGGTGCCGATCCTGATCTTCAACCGCGTGCAGCAGCGTGAGCTGGAAGGCAGGCTGACATGAAGCGACTGCGCCAACGCAGCCTGACCTGGCTGGTGCTGGGTTTCGGTTTCGCTTTCCTGTACCTGCCGATCCTGATCCTGATGGTGTACTCGTTCAACGAGTCGCGCCTGGCCACGGTGTGGTCGGGCTTCTCGGTGAAATGGTATGGCGAGTTGTTCCGCGATCAGCAGATGCTGGCCGCAGCCTGGGTGAGTCTGAAAATCGCCTTCTGGACCGCCAGCGCGGCGGTGGTGCTGGGCACGCTGGCCGGTCTGGTGATGACGCGGATGCGGCGCTTCCCCGGCAAGACCCTGTTCGGTGCCTTGATCACCGCGCCGCTGGTGATGCCGGAAGTGATCATCGGCCTGTCGATCCTGCTGATGCTGGTCTCGCTGGGGCCGCTGCTGCACCTGCCGTCCAAGGGCGTGGTGGCGATCCTGATCGCGCATATCACCCTGACGGTGTCGTTCGTGACGGTGGTGATCTCCTCGCGCCTGCAGGAGCTGGACAAGTCGCTGGAAGAAGCGGCGATGGATCTGGGCGCCAACCGGATCAAGGTGTTTTTCTTGATCACCTTGCCAATCATTGCGCCGGCGCTGGTGTCGGGCTGGCTGCTGGCCTTCACCTTGTCGCTGGATGACGTGGTGATCGCCAGCTTCGTCGCCGGGCCGAGTTCCACTACGCTGCCGATCAAGGTGTTTTCGTCCGTGCGCCTGGGTTTGAGCCCGAAGATCAATGCGCTGGCGAGTTTGATGATTGCGGTGGTGACGGTGGCCGCGATCATCGGCTGGTGGCTGATGTACCGCGAAGAGAAGCGCAAGCAGCGGGATATGCAGTTGGCGCTACAGGACAACGGCTGACGGCGCTGGCCCTCACCCCGGCCGGAACCCCTTCTCCCGCATGCGGGAGAAGGTGCCCGCAGGGCGGATGAGGGCAGGGCAGCACGTACACGCGACCGCTTGCGCCACTTGCCCCCACCCAACCCTCCCCCGCAAGCGGGAGAGGGCTCAAGCGCACGTCGTCCCGGCATTAACACGATCGCGTGCAGACTCCATCCGTTGCACTACATGCAGAGCAAAAAATGAACGTCGACACCGTGAACCCCGCGACCGGCCAGGTCGAACACTCGCAGAAGCTGATGGACTCGGCAGAGATAGAAGCCATCCTCGCCGCCACCCAGCCCGCCTTCAAGGCCTGGGCCGCGCGGCCGCTGGAGGAACGCGGCCATCTGTTGCGCAATGTCGGCGCGGAACTACGCCGCCGCCGCGACGACATCCAGCGCACCATGACCGCCGAGATGGGCAAGCTGAAGAAGGAAGCCCTGGCCGAAGTCGACAAGTGCGCCGGCGCCTGTGACTACTACGCCGACCACGCGGCCGATTATCTGAAGGACCAGCCGATCAGCACCGATGGCAGCCGCAGCTATGTGCGCTTCGAGCCGATCGGTTGCGTGCTGGCGGTGATGCCGTGGAATTTCCCGATCTGGCAGGTGTTCCGCTTCCTCGCACCGGCACTGATGGCCGGCAACGTGGCGGTGCTCAAGCACGCCAGCAACGTGCCGCGTTGCGCCGACATCATCGCCGACGTGCTGCACGAAGCCGGCATTCCGGCGGGCGTGTTCGCCGCCCTGCATATCGACAACGACCAGGCCGCCGCAGTGATCCGCGATCCGCGCATCGCCGCGGTCACCCTGACCGGCAGCGAGCGGGCAGGGCGCTCGGTCGCCGGCAATGCCGGCCAGCAGTTGAAGAAGTGCGTGATGGAACTGGGCGGCAGCGACGCCTTCGTGGTGCTGGAAGATGCGGACCTGGACAAGACCGTGGCCGGCGCCATCGCCTCACGCTTCGGCAACGCCGGCCAGACCTGCATCGCCGCCAAGCGCTTCATCGTGGTCGATGCAATCGCCGACAAGTTCGTCGAGCGCTTCAAGCAGGCGGCGGCCAAACTGGCGCTGGGTGATCCGGAAGCCGAGAGCACCACGCTGGCGCCGCTGGCACGCCAGGATCTGCGCGACGAGTTGCACAAGCAGGTGCAGGCCAGCATCGCCCTTGGCGCCTCGGCGCTGCTGGGCTGCGCGCCGGACGCGTCGCATGCGGGCTATCCGGCTTCGATTCTGGATAACGTCGCCCCCGGCATGCCCGCCTACGAAGAGGAACTGTTTGGCCCGGTCGCCAGCATCCTGCGGGTCAAGGACGAGGCCGAAGCCGTGCAGGTGGCCAACGACACCAACTTCGGCCTGGGCGGCAGCGTCTGGACCGGCGACAGCGAACGTGGCAATCGCGTCGCCCGGCAACTGCAGGTGGGCGCGGCCTTCGTCAACGCGATCGTGCGCAGCGATGTGCGGCTGCCGTTTGGCGGCACCAAGCGCTCCGGCTTTGGCCGCGAGCTGGCCGAACACGGCATCCACGAGTTCATGAACATCAAGTCGGTCTACGTGGCATAGCCGGCGGCTGGATGTGGCCCCTCGTACAGGAAGCGCCATCCGGGGACCGACGCTGCCCCAGCTTTCCAGCTCTGGAACAGATCGGTGTAGCGCCCCCGGTTTTGTTCCCGAGTCGCCGATGCCATCTTCTTCGCTTCCAAGGGAGAACCTGCCATGACCACTTCAATTGCCTCTTCGCCGGCCCGCATCGCGCGCAAGGTGCGCGGGCGCGCCACCTCCGACGGCGCCGGGGTCAAGTTGACCCGCGTCATCGGTGGCCCGGATCTGCCGGATCTGGACCCGTTCCTGCTGCTGGACGAATTCGGCACCGATCGTGCCGAAGACTACATCGCCGGCTTCCCGGAACATCCGCATCGCGGCTTCGAGACCGTGACTTACATGCTCGATGGGCGCATGCGCCATCGCGACAACCATGGCAACGAAGGCCTGCTGACGCCCGGCTCGGTGCAGTGGATGACCGCCGGCCGTGGCCTGATCCATTCGGAAATGCCGGAGCAGGAATCCGGGCGCATGCGCGGCTTCCAGCTGTGGGTGAACCTGCCCGCGCGCGAGAAGATGACCGAGCCCAAGTACCAGGAATTCGCGCCCGACCATCTGCCTGTCGCCACCCCGGCCAAGGGTGTGTCGGTAAAGGTCATCGCCGGTCGCGTGGGCGACACCGTCGGCCCGATTTCGCAGCCGGCCACCGATCCGGTGTATCTGGATATCGCGCTGGAACCGGGTCAGGCCTGGGACTACACCTTGCCGGACGGACACAACGCGTTTGCCTACGTGTTCGAAGGGGCGTTGAGCCTGGGCGAGGGCGACGAGGCGCGTGCGCTGGAATCGCAGGAGATGGCGGTGCTCGGTGGCGGCAACCAGGTGGTGTTGCGCGCGGGTAGCCAGCCGACCCGGGTGATCCTGGTGGCGGGGCGTCCGTTGCGCGAGCCGGTAGTGCGGCATGGTCCGTTTGTCATGAACAGCAAGCAGGAAATCATGCAGGCGTTCGTGGATTTCCAGGAAGGGCGGTTCTAAACCGGCGCTTCCCGATCCTGCTGCAGCGTACTGCCGCACCTCTTCATCACGCTGGAAAAACAACGGTCGCGCAAGGCGACCGTTGTTGTTTGCAGCGATGACGGGTGCAGCGCGTCAGTCGTCCTTGCCCAGCCATTTGTAAATCTGGCCGCCGATCATGCCGCCCAGGATCGGCGCGACCCAGAACAGCCACAACTGGCCGAGGGCGCCGGAGCCGGCAAACACCGCCACGCCGGTGGAGCGCGCCGGATTGACCGAGGTGTTGGTGACCGGAATGCTGATCAGGTGAATCAGGGTCAGGCCCAGGCCGATGGCGATGGGCGCAAAGCCGGCCGGCGCACGGCTGTGGGTGGCGCCCATGATGATCAGCAGGAATACGGCGGTCAGCACCACTTCGGTCAGGAATGCCGATGCCGCGTCGTAACCCCCCGGCGACAGTTCGTTGTAGCCATTGGTGGCGAAGGCCCCGGCCGCGCCCGGGTCGATGACGAAGGTGCCGGTGCCCTTGGCGATGTTGAGCAGGATGAAACCGGCGACGATGCCGCCCAGTACCTGGGCGATGACGTAGGGCGCCAGATCGCGCGCCGGGAAACGTCCACCGGCCCACAGGCCGAAGCTGACGGCGGGATTGAAATGTCCGCCGGAGATATGGCCGAACGCATACGCACCGGTCAGCACGGTCAGGCCGAAGGCCAATGCCACGCCGACGAAACCAATCCCCAGTGGATTGCCGTCGCCGCCGAACTTGGCCGCCAGCACGGCACTGCCGCAGCCACCCAGAACCAGCCAGAACGTACCCAGAAACTCCGCCGTCAATCGTTTTGCAAGACTCATAAACACTCCGTTGTTGTCACCGCGCTCGGGCGGCGGGCAGGAATCTACGCTATGAGTTGCTGGAAGTATCGCTGTAACTTCGAACAGGCAGCTTAAGTAAAGTTACTGAGCGTCAGTGATCGGGCAGGGGAATGAACTCGGTCTCACCTTCGATCTTGCCGAAGCGATCATTGAGCCAATCCTGTTTGGCCTGCTCGATGCGCTCCTGCGAACTGGAAACGAAGTTCCACCACATATGCCGCGGCGCATCGAGCGGTTCGCCGCCGACCAGGATGGCCTTGACGGCCGTCTTGGCGCGCAGCTTGGGCTGGGTGCCGCGATCCAGTACCACCAGATGCTTGTCGGGGATATCCACGCCATCCAGTTGCGCATCACCTTCCAGGACGTAAAGCGCACGTTCGACGGCCGTGCCATCGATCACGTGTTCGGCGTCCGGTTCCAGATCCAGCGCGACGTTGAAGGTGTCGGCGAACACCCGCACCGGCGATTCCTCGCCGTAGCCACGGCCGGCGATCACGCGCAGCCACACGCCCTTGTGGTTCTGCTGCGGCAGGGTGGCGGCCTTGTGGTGATGGAACTCGGGCGCCACTTCCTCGAATTCGCGCGGCAGTGCCACCCAGGTCTGCATGCCATGCAGCGGATGCGGATGCGCGCGCACGTCCGGTGGCGTGCGCTCGGAATGGGCGATGCCACGGCCGGCGGTCATCCAGTTGACGTCGCCGGGCAGAATCACCTGGTCATAGCCCAGGGTGTCCTTGTGCTTGATCGCGCCGCTCCACAGGTACGTGACCGTCGCCAGGCCGATATGCGGATGTGGACGCACGTCCACGCCGCGTCCTTCGTCGAAGGTGGCCGGCCCCATATGGTCGACGAACACGAACGGGCCCACGCTGCGCGCCTGCAGGCTGGGCACGGCGCGGCGAACCTGGAAACCGCCCAGATCATGGACGCGGGGGGAAACGATGAGGGTCATGGCGGCAGCTCCGGGCGAGGTGGCCGCAGCATCGCATGGTTGCGTGCCACTGGTGTGCCAGGCCATGGAACGATGCGGTCCGCCTCAGGGTGGCCGCAGCGGCTCCTCATCGCGCACGCGCAGGAAGCGGGCGAAACGCGGAAGCCCCCGCCGGGTCAGGCCGTCGTAGCGATACGTGACCACGCTGCCGAGGGGCGGCGGCTGCGCGCGCTGCGCATCGCTGAAGCCACTGCCCAGGCGGAACCGGCGTCCATCGCTGGCCTGCACCGACAGCGCGCCCAGCATGCCGGCGTACTTGCCCTTGCCGGGCACATGGCCGACCACCCGCGCGTCGCTTTCCAGATGCGGCTTGAGCTTGAGCAGGTGCAGACTGCGCCCGGCCACATAGCGGCCTTGCGCGTGATGCAGCATCAGGCCTTCGCCGCCTGCGCCCACCACCTCGCGCAGCTTGGCCTGCAACTGCGCCATGTCTGCCAGGCGATGTTGCGGGATGACCTGCAGCCAGGGCACGCGCGCCGTCGTGACCGCGCGCTGCAAACGACGCAGACGCACATCGAACACCTCGCGCTGTGCAGGTGCATCGAACACCATGAACTTCATCTGCCGCCAAGCCGCAGCGTCTTCGCGATAGCGGCGCACCAGGCCACTGGTGGCCTCAAAGCGGCCGCGCCCCAGCCACAACTCCCCATCCAGTGGCAGATCGGGCCAGCCCCGCACGAACCACGCCGGTACGCTGATGCGCGCGCCGCCGCGGGTGATCAGCTGACGCCCGTCCCAGCGCGCCCGCACGCCATCGAGTTTCTCGCTGATCCAGTAATCGCGCACATCAATGCCGCCGCGCATCGGCGTGGCCAGCATCATCCCCGGTGCTGCCGGCTGCCGCGCCTCGCCGGGCCCGAGGGTCTCCTGCAGCAGCCGCATGGCCGGCAACCGGTCACTTGAATGCGCCTGCAAAAGCGCCATCGCGTCGGCCGCGCGCACGCCGGGCAGCCCCGACAGCATCAGCGCCAGTCCGCCGAACAACATCCACCCGCCACGTACCCGCATGATCCTTCTCCCGCGCCGCACATCGGCGCAGGGAGCAGGTTAGAAAGACGTCAAGCCACGGCGTGTCGCGACAATCCTCGCTGCAACGTAGGAAAACGCCGCATTCGCGGGTAGGTCAATACCGACCGATCTCGACACGGGCCGTGCCGTCCGCCGCCATGTGGATGCGGGTCAGGCGATCGTATTCGCTGTCCGGCATGGGGTCGGCGAGTTGACCCGACAGCGCGCTGACGATATCCGGCACCGTATTGCTGTGCCCCACCACCAGCACCGTGCCGCGCTGATGCGCCGCCTTCAACTGCGCCGCCACTTCCGCCGCCGGCCCTTTGGCGTAGTACGGGCGGATGGCCACACGATGCGCGTCGGCGGTCGGTTGCCCGGTCTGCCGCGTGCGCTTGTACTCGGTGGCGTATACCGCCACCACCGGCGCCGTGGCCAGCGCCTGCGCCAAGCGCTGCGCACGCGCCCGGCCCAGCTCGGACAGATCCGGATCCTCCGGGTCGTTGGTGGCCTTTTCCGCATGCCGCACCACCACGAAGGTGAGCGCATCGCCGCTGGCCGCCGGGGGCGTGGTGCCGCAGCCGCCCAGCAGGCCGAGCGTGAGCAGGGCAAGGACAAACAAGCGCAAACGGGTCATGGCCATCAATCCGTGGAAAAACCGGCGCCCAGCATAAGGCCTGCGTGCGGCTGACGGTCATGACGGCGTCATCGCGGCCGGGGTGGCTAGAATCCACCCAGCTACCCGGAAATTGTCCATGGCGCGAAAGCTTCGCTGGTTTGGCCTGATCCTGTTGACGCTGGCGGTGGCCAGCTTTGTTTCCGTCTTCAGCTATGGGCGCTTTGCCGCGCGCGTGCACGGCCCGCCCTCGCACGCGCTGGCGCTGCAGCCGGCGCAGACGGTGCTGGACCGCAGCCTGTCGCCTCTCACCCAGGGCCGTGGCCAGCGCAGCGGTATCACCCTGCTGTCCGACAACCTGGACGCCTTCGCCATCCGCGCGCTCACCGCGCAGGCCGCCGGGCGCAGCCTGGATCTGCAGTACTACCTCTGGCACGACGACTTCACCGGCCAGCTGCTGGATCGCGAACTGCTGCGCGCGGCCGATCGCGGCGTGCGCGTGCGCCTGTTGCTGGATGACATGAATGGTCATGGCAAGGATTCGTTCCTGGCCGCGATGGACACCCACCCCAACATCGAAGTACGCCTGTTCAATCCCACCCGCAACCGCGCCGGCGTGCTGGGTCGCGGCGTGGAGATGCTGCTGCGCG
Encoded proteins:
- a CDS encoding ABC transporter ATP-binding protein, which encodes MPPDNPSNGQNGNGAKDSTDSYLRIVDVRKEFDGFVAVDDTNLTIRKGEIFALLGGSGSGKSTLLRCLAGFEKPTAGKIYLDGQLLNDLPPYERPLNMMFQSYALFPHMTVEQNIAFGLKQDGLSKEAVKKRVQEMLALVQLGKLAKRKPHQLSGGQQQRVALARSLAKGPKLLLLDEPMGALDKKLRSQMQLELVNIIEKSGVTCVMVTHDQEEAMTMATRIALMDQGWIRQVGTPDEIYEQPTSRFAAEFIGSVNLMDGVVEEDEADYVTIRSKQLPDAIYIGHGISGFEGQEVSFAVRPEKLGIGKQEPEQQHNKAKGVIEDIAYFGSHSVYHVRLPSGYKFMANFANVQRWASEALTWNDEVWVWWGDNDGVVLTS
- a CDS encoding ABC transporter permease subunit is translated as MPGSRWAVISVPYLWQLLFFAIPFLIVLKISFSKLAIAMPPYTPILEYVDEALTLKLNLGNYAALVTDSQYVQAYLSSIKIAAISTLLALLIGYPIAYVIARMPPSSRNIAMMLVVLPSWTSFLIRIYAWIGILKNNGLLNNFLMKLGIIDAPLQILYTPMAAYIGIVYAYLPFMVLPLYTNLVKHDQRLLEAAYDLGAKPWKAFFTITLPLSRAGIIAGCMLVMIPAVGEFVIPELLGGPDTLMIGRVLWNEFFNNRDWPAASAVAIVMLILLMVPILIFNRVQQRELEGRLT
- a CDS encoding ABC transporter permease subunit gives rise to the protein MKRLRQRSLTWLVLGFGFAFLYLPILILMVYSFNESRLATVWSGFSVKWYGELFRDQQMLAAAWVSLKIAFWTASAAVVLGTLAGLVMTRMRRFPGKTLFGALITAPLVMPEVIIGLSILLMLVSLGPLLHLPSKGVVAILIAHITLTVSFVTVVISSRLQELDKSLEEAAMDLGANRIKVFFLITLPIIAPALVSGWLLAFTLSLDDVVIASFVAGPSSTTLPIKVFSSVRLGLSPKINALASLMIAVVTVAAIIGWWLMYREEKRKQRDMQLALQDNG
- a CDS encoding NAD-dependent succinate-semialdehyde dehydrogenase, encoding MNVDTVNPATGQVEHSQKLMDSAEIEAILAATQPAFKAWAARPLEERGHLLRNVGAELRRRRDDIQRTMTAEMGKLKKEALAEVDKCAGACDYYADHAADYLKDQPISTDGSRSYVRFEPIGCVLAVMPWNFPIWQVFRFLAPALMAGNVAVLKHASNVPRCADIIADVLHEAGIPAGVFAALHIDNDQAAAVIRDPRIAAVTLTGSERAGRSVAGNAGQQLKKCVMELGGSDAFVVLEDADLDKTVAGAIASRFGNAGQTCIAAKRFIVVDAIADKFVERFKQAAAKLALGDPEAESTTLAPLARQDLRDELHKQVQASIALGASALLGCAPDASHAGYPASILDNVAPGMPAYEEELFGPVASILRVKDEAEAVQVANDTNFGLGGSVWTGDSERGNRVARQLQVGAAFVNAIVRSDVRLPFGGTKRSGFGRELAEHGIHEFMNIKSVYVA
- a CDS encoding pirin family protein — translated: MTTSIASSPARIARKVRGRATSDGAGVKLTRVIGGPDLPDLDPFLLLDEFGTDRAEDYIAGFPEHPHRGFETVTYMLDGRMRHRDNHGNEGLLTPGSVQWMTAGRGLIHSEMPEQESGRMRGFQLWVNLPAREKMTEPKYQEFAPDHLPVATPAKGVSVKVIAGRVGDTVGPISQPATDPVYLDIALEPGQAWDYTLPDGHNAFAYVFEGALSLGEGDEARALESQEMAVLGGGNQVVLRAGSQPTRVILVAGRPLREPVVRHGPFVMNSKQEIMQAFVDFQEGRF
- the aqpZ gene encoding aquaporin Z, coding for MSLAKRLTAEFLGTFWLVLGGCGSAVLAAKFGGDGNPLGIGFVGVALAFGLTVLTGAYAFGHISGGHFNPAVSFGLWAGGRFPARDLAPYVIAQVLGGIVAGFILLNIAKGTGTFVIDPGAAGAFATNGYNELSPGGYDAASAFLTEVVLTAVFLLIIMGATHSRAPAGFAPIAIGLGLTLIHLISIPVTNTSVNPARSTGVAVFAGSGALGQLWLFWVAPILGGMIGGQIYKWLGKDD
- a CDS encoding pirin family protein, translating into MTLIVSPRVHDLGGFQVRRAVPSLQARSVGPFVFVDHMGPATFDEGRGVDVRPHPHIGLATVTYLWSGAIKHKDTLGYDQVILPGDVNWMTAGRGIAHSERTPPDVRAHPHPLHGMQTWVALPREFEEVAPEFHHHKAATLPQQNHKGVWLRVIAGRGYGEESPVRVFADTFNVALDLEPDAEHVIDGTAVERALYVLEGDAQLDGVDIPDKHLVVLDRGTQPKLRAKTAVKAILVGGEPLDAPRHMWWNFVSSSQERIEQAKQDWLNDRFGKIEGETEFIPLPDH
- a CDS encoding DNA ligase yields the protein MRVRGGWMLFGGLALMLSGLPGVRAADAMALLQAHSSDRLPAMRLLQETLGPGEARQPAAPGMMLATPMRGGIDVRDYWISEKLDGVRARWDGRQLITRGGARISVPAWFVRGWPDLPLDGELWLGRGRFEATSGLVRRYREDAAAWRQMKFMVFDAPAQREVFDVRLRRLQRAVTTARVPWLQVIPQHRLADMAQLQAKLREVVGAGGEGLMLHHAQGRYVAGRSLHLLKLKPHLESDARVVGHVPGKGKYAGMLGALSVQASDGRRFRLGSGFSDAQRAQPPPLGSVVTYRYDGLTRRGLPRFARFLRVRDEEPLRPP
- a CDS encoding SixA phosphatase family protein; the encoded protein is MTRLRLFVLALLTLGLLGGCGTTPPAASGDALTFVVVRHAEKATNDPEDPDLSELGRARAQRLAQALATAPVVAVYATEYKRTRQTGQPTADAHRVAIRPYYAKGPAAEVAAQLKAAHQRGTVLVVGHSNTVPDIVSALSGQLADPMPDSEYDRLTRIHMAADGTARVEIGRY